In the SAR86 cluster bacterium genome, ACTTGACTATGAAGGCTATCTTCTTGTTTTAAATGCTCAAGTAAGACGGCTTCTTCCAAGCCTATTGTGTTGGCAATTTCTTTATAGAAGGTTATCTTTGAAGTCATGAATTACAAAGCACTAGATTAATTTATCATCTAGATCTTAACAAGGACAATAAGTTAGTTATTTCTAATTCTTACTGAGTCGGCTAATTTGTGAAGACAATCTTTAGTATCTTGCCAGTTGATACATGCATCAGTAATACTTTTTCCATATGTGAGGTTATCTAGATCATCGGCCTTTTGATTTCCTTCCTCTAAATTGCTCTCTATCATGACTCCGGTAATTCTCGTCTCACCTGACTTAATTTGAGAGGCAATGTTATCGCATACATCTATCTGCTTTTTGTGTTGTTTACTGCTGTTTCCATGACTCATATCAACCATGATTGAATCTTCAAGAGAGTTTGATTTCAGAATCTCAGAAGTTTGATCTATAAACTCTTTTTCATAGTTCGGGTCTTTTCCACCTCTAAGAATAACGTGACAGTCTTTGTTCCCAGAAGAAGAAAATATTGCTGCTTTCCCTTCTTTTGTAACAGAGAGAAATTTGTGAGGATGTAGGGCAGATCCTATTGCATCAGCAGCTACTTGAATACCTCCGTTTGTCGCGTTTTTAAAGCCAATGGGACATGAAGAACCAGAGGCAAGCTCCCTATGGATTTGACTCTCTGTAGTTCTAGCTCCTATGGCTCCCCAGGAGATTAAATCAGCTATGTATTGTGGCGTTATAACATCTAGAAATTCTGTTCCAGCAGGCATACCTAAATCATTTATATCTCTTAAAAGTTGCCTTGATACCGATAAACCTTTATCAATATTGAAAGAATTATCCAGATCTGGATCATTAATAAGGCCCTTCCATCCAACTGTTGTTCTTGGTTTTTCGAAATATACTCTCATAACAATCAGAAGTTCTTTTTCTAGAGCTTTCTTTTCCTTGAGTAAAAGGTTTGCATATTCTAAAGCCGACTCAGTATCATGGATAGAACATGGCCCAACAACGACTGCCAATCTTTTATCTTTTTTACTGAGTATTTCAGAAAATTCTTTCCTTGAATTAAAAACTGTTTGGGAGGAGATATTTGAAATTGGTTGTTGATCCAATAAGGTGCTGGCAGAAATTACTTCCTGCCTTCCTGAGATTCTTAAATCACTTGTCTTATGCATGCTTAAAATTTAACCGGAGGTGCATTCTACATATATTGTCGTCAGAATAAAGCACGAAAGTGTTAAGATATTGACCAATTAGGTACTACATCTACATAAAAACAACTTGAAAATTAACTAAAAATTTAGAAAAAATGGTATCCAAGAAAATTTCTGTAGGCATCATTCAAGAAAATCCTATAGTCGGAGATATAGTTGGAAACTTAGAGCTGGCAAAAAACTCTATTTCTAAGCTCTCTGAAGAATCTTCTCCAGATATATTCTTGCTAACGGAGATGTTTATAACTGGCTATCCCCCCGAAGATCTTATTCTAAGAGAGGATTTACTTGATCAAGCTTATGAAGCAATTACTGAGCTTAGTAATTTTAGACCTGAAAGTTTCGTTGTAATTGGGTATCCAAAGAAAGAAGGAGATTCAATTTTTAATTGTGCCGGTGTGCTCAGAAATAATTCGATTATTACCGAATATAAAAAACAAGAATTACCAAATTATGAGGTATTTGATGAAAAAAGATATTTTGAACCAGGTGATAGTCCAGCAATCTTTGAGGTAAATGGTTTCAGAGTAGGTCTTTCTGTATGTGAAGATATATGGCATCAAAAGGTAATAACGCAATTACATGAGAAAGGCGCTAACTTAGTCTTAAACATTAATGCTTCTCCATTTCATCTTGATAAAATACAAGAAAGAAAGAATTTAATTTCAGGTCATGCATCCAAATTCTCAATACCCATCGTTTATGCTAACCAAGTAGGAGGACAGGATGAATTGGTATTTGATGGCACTTCGATGGCAATGGACAGCACAGGCAAGCAAGTGTTGCAACTTGCCAAATTTGAAACAGATCAAGCTGTAGTAAGTTTTTTATCCCAACATGATGGGAATATATTGAGTGATAAAAACGAAGTTATACCTGAGGATTCAGAGCTTGAAGAGGTTTATAAAGCTCTGGTTTTAGGGGCGAAGGATTATATTAATAAAAATAAATTTCCTGGAGTATTGATAGGCTCTTCTGGAGGCATAGATTCCGCTTTAACTGCAGTCATAGCAGCAGATGCAATTGGATCTGAAAATGTAAGAAGCTTTATGATGCCTTTCAAGTTTACTTCTGACATGAGTGTTGAAGATGCTAATAAGCTAGCAGAAAACTTAGGCATAAAACATTCTATTATTCCTATAGGAGAAATATATGATTCTTTTCAAAGTAGCCTTGAATACGAATTCAAAGGCCTTGAACCTGATATTACTGAAGAAAATCTTCAATCAAGGTGCAGGGGGGTCATCTTAATGGCCTTATCAAACAAATCCGGGGAAATAGTCCTAACTACAGGCAACAAAAGTGAAACAGCTGTTGGATATTCTACTCTCTACGGGGATACTGCAGGAGGTTTTGGGGTTTTGAAAGATGTGCCCAAAACTTTAGTTTATGAACTCGCGAGATATAGAAATACAATTTCTAATGTTATACCTGAAAGAATTATTGAGAGGCCACCTAGTGCCGAACTTGCAGCAGATCAACAAGATAGTGATAGTCTTCCAGATTATGACACTCTAGATAAAATAATAGAGCTATACGTTGAACAAGATAAAAGTAAAAAAGAAATAGAAGAGACAGGAATTGAAAGTAGTATTTTAAATAGAGTAATAAGATTAATTGATTTTAGTGAATACAAAAGACGGCAGGCACCGCTTGGAGTAAAGATAACTTCAAGAGGTTTTGGAAAGGACAGAAGATATCCCATTACTAATAAGTTTTTAAAATAAGGCTTATTTCCTCAAAGGCAGATAAATGGCTATAATATAGGACCAATACATAAGTATTGGAAAAAATGGTTGATACAAAGGCCTTAAATCCTCAAAAAAAAGAGGAAAAACGTGCTGTCCCTCGTCAAGAGGAGCTCTTCTTAGCGACTGTAAAAGGCAAAGAAACTAGCCTCCCTGATGATTTATATGTCCCCCCCAATGCCCTAGAGATTCTGTTAGACAGTTTTGCAGGTCCTCTAGATTTTCTTTTATACCTCATAAAGAAACAGAACCTGGATATTTTAGATATAAACGTAGCTAAGATAACTGAACAATATACATCTTACATAGAATTGATGGATGCAATGCAGGTTGAATTGGCAGGAGATTACCTGGTAATGGCTGCTTATTTGGCTGAATTAAAATCTAGAATGTTGCTGCCAAGACCTGAAGAGCAAACGGAGGAAGAGGATCCAAGAGCTGAATTAATTAAACGACTTCAAGAGTATCAAAGGTACAAAGAGGCTGCAGAACGAATAGATAAAATTCCTAGAATAGACAGAGAAATTTTTGCAGCTAATGCAAAACTACCAGAATTTACTACTCAAGCACCTCTCATAGACGTACCTCTAGAAGATTTAACGATTGCACTTGCTGAAGTTCTTAGAAGAGCCGAAAAATCTCATGCTCATTTAATTAATTTCGAAGAACTCTCAACTAGAGAAAGAATGACCCAAATATTAGAAAGAATGAGAACTGAATCTTTCATAGAATTTACTTCTTTATTCAAACCTAAAGAAGGCAAGATAGGCGTGGTGGTAACATTCTTAGCAATCTTAGAGCTTCTGAAAGACTCATTAATTGAGATTGTGCAATCAGAGGAGTTTGGTCCTATACATATTAAAGGAATTGAAGGGGTACATTAATGGAGAGGAAATTAAGTAAAATTCTTGAAGCATTGCTTTTATCAGCATCAAGACCAATAAGTATTGACGATATCCTTAAAGTTTTTGAGGATCCTAAGCCTTCTAAAGATGAGATTAGAAAAGCCCTGAATCAAATAGATCAGGACTGCCTATCCCGAGGTATTGAACTGAAGAAGATAGCAAGTGGATATCGTTTGCAGGTAAAACAGTCTTTATCTCAATATATTGCGAAACTTTGGGAAGAAAAACCTCAAAAATTTTCTAAGGCTACTTTGGAAACTCTTTCTCTTATTGCGTATAAGCAACCTATAACTAGGGGGGAAATAGAGGAAATAAGAGGAGTATCTGTTGGAACTCAATTAATTAGAGGGCTTATGGAAAGAGGCTGGGTAAAGATCGTTGGTCAAAGAGATGTGCCCGGCAGACCTTCTTTATACTCTACTACCAAAGAATTTCTAGATTATTTTGGATTACAACATCTTAGAGAGCTTCCAGAACTCCCTGCCTTACCTGACCTAACATCAATTGAGCACGAACTACCGATAGATGAACCTGATGAGTCTATTAGTAGCTCAAAATCTTTGAATTAAATATTGAAGACTAGGATCCATAAGATCCTCGCAGATCATGGTATTGGATCTAGAAGAGGAATAGAATCATTAATAAGGCAAAAAAAGGTTTTAGTTAATGGTCAGTTAGCTGTCATTGGTCAGCTGGTATCTGAAAAAGATAGATTTGAGATCGAGGGAAGATCAATAAAGCTTTTGAAGAAAGATCCTGCTAAAAGAAGGGTTCTAATCTATAACAAGAGGGTAGGAGAAATATCCTCTCGTAATGATCCTGATCACAAGAAAACTATTTTCGATTCTCTTCCTAAATTGAGATCAGGCAGATGGATTTCTGTTGGTAGGTTAGATATCAATACTTCTGGATTAATTTTATTTAGTAATGATGGTTCTTTAGTAAATAATTTAATGCATCCTTCCTCTAACATCGAGAGAGAATATGTCGCTAGAGTACATGGTCATGTGAGTGAAAAAATAGTGAATAATCTAATTAAAGGAGTCAAATTAGAAGATGGTTTTGCAAAATTTTCAGATGTTCAGGGAGGAAGGAAAGGAAAAACAAATCAATGGTTTGCAATGGTTATCATGGAGGGTCGTTCTAGAGAAGTAAGAAGGCTATGGGAGAGTCAAGGTTTAGAAATTTCGCGTCTCAAAAGAGTTCGCTATGGCAACCTGTTTTTACCTGCGACTCTAAAGCCAGGAGCTTTTAAGGAACTTACAAAAAGTGAGATCAGTGCTCTTGAGCGTCAATCGATTGGCCATTAATATCTTTACTCAAATCACTTATTAAATATAAATATGGATTCATAATCTCAATAGCTGAGGGATTGGACTCCGGATTCTCTGCAGGGTATGCCGACTCTCTCATTTTAGTTCTGACTGCACCAGGGTTTACACAGTTAACTCTGATTGATGAAGTGTTCTGGAGTTCATCAAATAGGATTTGCATCATAGCCTCAGTTGCAAATTTACTTATCGAGTAAGCCCCCCAATAAGCTTTTCCTTTTCTACCAACTCCAGATGACGTGAAAATTATCGAGCTACTGCTAGATTCTTTCAAAAGAGGGATCAAATTTTTTGTTAGTAGAAAGCTTGCATCGAGGTTGACTTTAAGAACATCTCTCCATACCGAGTAACTATATTGCTCAAGAGGTTTTTTTTCGCCGAGTATCCCTGCATTATTCACTAGTCCGTCTATTTGAGAACATTCCTCTTTAATTGCTCCAACAATTTCCCGATAGTTTTTTTCATCAGCAGTTTTAAAATTTATAGGCTGGATGATCACACTGCTAGAAGTAATTTGATTTATTTCTTCATAAATTGATTCTAGTTTCTCAATGCTCTTACTTAGTAGAATTAAATCTGCACCAAACTCTGCGTAAGTTCTTGCTATTTGTCTACCTATACCTGAACCTGCTCCAGAGATAACGATTGTCTTACCTTCTAAAAGATTCGAAGAAAAATTAAGTTTTTCGAAACGCATTTTCATTATTAGATTAATGCAATCATTTCGTTCGCTTCTTCGAACACATAATCTGCTTTCCATTTTTCTACATTATCATCTTGAGGAATATATCCATAAGCTGCTGCTCCGGTGAGCATATTGGCTCTTTCACCTGCTTTAATGTCTATTTGATGATCACCAATATAGATACTATTTTCTGGTTTTGAAACTGATAATTTTAGAGCATGAATAAGTCCATCTGGTTCAGGTTTTCGTACACCAACGTCATCTGGACATATTAAAAAAGGAGGTGTGAAATTACCTAATTTAGTTTGCACAATAACTTCGGCAAATCTTCTCGGTTTATTAGTAACAATTCCCCACTTAATTTTTTTTTCATTTAGTTCATTTAGTAATTCCTCCACTCCATCAAATATTTTGGTGTTTGTCAGGCAGCAGTCTTCGTATATATCCAGTAACTCTTGTCTATGAAATTCAATTATCTGATTTGACTTGCCTTTTAGGTTGAGTGCATATTCAACAAGACTTGCAGCTCCTTGAGAAACCCTTGATCGTACTTGCTCATAATCTGCTTCACCAAAGTTATATTTTTTTCTGAGTAAATTTACCGCATAAAGAAAATCAGGTGCAGTATCAAGGAGAGTTCCATCTAAGTCGAATGTGAAGAGTTCAATTTTCAAATGTTTTCCTTTTTAGCATGGACCATATAGTTAACTTGGATATCTTTACCGAGCCAATAGTTATCAGTTATGGGGTTATAACTTAATCCTATTGTTTCTTTGGAATTTAGTCCTGCATCTCTAATCCATTTTGCTAACTCGGAAGGTTTTATAAATTTTTCGTAATCATGTGTGCCTTTCGGGAGAAGGTTTAATATATATTCCGCACCTATAACAGCAAAAAGGTAGGATCTGGGGTTTCTGTTTATTGTTGAAAAAAATATGTTGCCATCTTCTTTCAAGAGATTTGAGCAGCTCTTTATAATTTCATTAGGTGAAGGGACATGTTCAAGCATTTCTAAACAGGTAATTACATCAAATTTCTCGTCTGGATGTGAGGATGTAAACTCTTCAATTGTATTTTGTATGTATTGAACATCGCTTCCTATAGATTTAGAGTGAGTCTTTGCAACACCAATAGTATTTTCTGAAGCGTCTATACCAGTTACGTTAGCGCCCAATTTGTTGAGTGCTTCAGCAAGAATACCACCGCCACAACCTACATCTAGAACTTTCTTGCCTTCCAAAGAAGATCTTTCTTTAATAAAACCGACTCTTAAGGGATTAATTTGATGAAGCGGCCTAAATTCACCATCCTTGTCCCACCATTTTGCAGCAAGTTCATTAAATTTATTTACTTCATCATGATCTAAATTATTTATGTTCATAGTTAACTTTTTTCATTAAACTGTTCTTCGAAAATTCCAATTCAAAAATAATTATGCAAATATTTTTTCCTAAAGAAGAGGATCACGAGATACGTGCCACTATTTTACCTGAAGTGGCCAAGAAGTTTACTGATTTGGGTATTGAAGTTTTGATTGAGTCTGGGCTGGGAGAAAAAGTTTTTGTTTCAGATGAACAATATGTTGATGCAGGTGCAACTGTTTGCAATAAAAAAGAAGGATTTTCATCAGCCGATGTGGTTTGTAAAATAAATAAACCTAATCATGATGAGATTCAATCTCTAAAAAAGAATTCTATATACATTAGTTTTTTAGACCCATTTAACGAAAGAAAAATTGTATCTGATTTGGCTGAAGCTAATGTGAGCTCCATAAGCATGGAACTTGTTCCAAGAATAACAAGAGCACAAAAGATGGATGCACTGAGTTCCCAAGCAAATTTGGCAGGATATGCGGCTGTTATAGAAGCCTCAAGAACACTTTCTAAATCTTTTCCAATGATGATGACCGCAGCGGGAACAATCTCTCCTGCCAGAGTATTTGTAGTCGGTGTGGGAGTGGCTGGATTACAAGCTATAGCTACTGCTAAGAGGCTTGGGGCGAGAGTAGAGGCATTTGATACAAGGCCAGTTGTAGAAGAGCAGGTTAAATCTTTGGGAGGAAAATTTGTAAAAATTGATATTGGTGATACAGAGGAGACAGATCAAGGCTATGCTAAAGAATTAACCCCTGAACAAATTAAGATGCAGCAAGATGGTATGAAAAAAATCTGCTCTCAATCAGATGTAATCATAACTACAGCGCAAGTATTTGGTCGACAAGCCCCTAGGATAATAACTAAAGACATGGTTGAAGCTATGCAACCTGGCAGTGTAATTGTGGATATGGCTGTATCAACAGGAGGTAATGTTGAAGGCTCCAAGAATGATGAATACGTTTTCCATAATGGAGTGACAATTATTGGAATGTCGAACTTACCTGGAGAAGTTGCGAGGGATGCCTCTCAAGTCTTTGGTTCTAATTTATTCAATATGATTGATGAATTTTGGGATAAAGAAAATAACAATATAAATTTTGATTTAGAAGACGAAATACTCAAAGGATGTGTAATTACCCATCAAGGTAGTATTGTTAACGAATCAGTAAAATAATAGTTAAATATGGAAACACAAATCATACTTCTGATATTTGTATTAGTTCTATCAATCTTTTTAGGTGTTGAACTGATTACAAAAGTACCCTCTACTTTACATACACCTTTGATGTCAGGTGCCAATGCTATTTCTGGTATAACTTTAGTCGGAGCAATCTTGTCTTCAGGGTCTTCGGAGATTGTTACTATTATCCTTGGAACTGCTGCAGTTTTTTTTGCATCAATCAATGTTATAGGTGGATATCTTGTAACAAACAGAATGCTTGGAATGTTTAAAAAGAAATAATAATGGATACTGCAATACTAGTTAATTTATTTTACATAGCTTCTTCAATTTTGTTTATTGTTGGACTCAAGATGTTGGGATCGCCCGATACTGCAAGAAGAGGAAATTTACTATCTTCTTCTGGAATGCTTTTGGCAGTGCTCATAACCTTACTTGATCAGAATATAATCGATTATAGATTCATAGCTGGGGCACTAATTGCTGGAAGCATAGTGGGGTATTTCGCAGCTACCAAAGTAAAAATGACCTCAATGCCTGAAATGGTCGCAATTTTTAATGGATTTGGTGGTATTGCTAGTCTTTTAGTTGGTTCAGCTGAATATGTATCTGGGACTTTTGACAATTCTGCCTTTTTAGGAGCCATATTTTTAACAGTTTTAATAGGTGGTCTAACTTTTAGTGGCAGTATTATTGCTTATGGAAAGTTATCTGAAGTAATCTCAGGGAAGCCATATCTCTATAAAGGACAACAATTTGTAAATGGAATTTTATTAATAGCCATTTTGCTTGTTGGAATAAATATGCTTTTCATTCAAGGTTTCATTTCCTCCGAAGAAACACTTATCTTACTAATAGTACTTGCTTTCATACTTGGTATATTGTTTGTAATACCTATTGGCGGGGCTGATATGCCGGTTGTAATTGCCTTGCTCAATAGCTTTTCAGGTTTAGCAGCTTGTGCTGCAGGTTTTGTCATTCTAAATAATGTATTGATTGTGGCAGGTGCCCTGGTTGGTGCAAGCGGACTGATACTTACAAATATAATGTGTAAGGCAATGAATAGATCATTAGCAAATGTTCTATTTAGCGGTTTTGGAGCTGCTCCTGACGCTACTTCTGATTCAAGCCAAGAACAAGGTGAAGTAAAACCTATTTCTGCTGATGATGCTTATTTAATACTAGAAGCTGCTTCATCGGTCTTAATAGTTCCTGGTTACGGAATGGCAGTTGCTCAAGCACAACACGCGGTTAGGGAATTGGGAGAGTTATTAGAGGATAATGGGGCAGAAGTTAAGTATGCAATTCACCCAGTAGCAGGAAGAATGCCCGGACATATGAACGTATTACTTGCTGAGGCAAATGTTTCTTATGATGTTCTAGTTGAACCTGATGATGTTAACCCGGTAATGGAAACTATTGATGTTTGTATTGTTATTGGGGCGAACGACGTAGTAAACCCAGATGCCAAAGATAATGAGGGCAGCCCTATCTACGGCATGCCTATTATTGAGGTGGATAATGCTAAAACGGTCTTTGTATCTAAAAGATCAATGGCATCAGGATTTGCAGGTATTCAGAATCCTTTATTTTTTAAATCTAATACAAGAATGTTGTTTGGAGATGCAAAAGAAACTGTATCCACTTTAGTCTCTGAATTTAAGTCCTAGTCACTATTTTTACGCTTAATTTTAAGCGATTTTTATGGTCAATTATGCTAAAATCAGCTTAAGTTGACACTGCGAAAATCATGCCAAAACATTTCTCATTCTTTTGAAGGATCTTCCTGTCATTTCAACAAATTTTTAAATTTTTGGATCTAAATTATGGGTGAAATTGCTGCTAAGGAAATCGTTCCTGTAGACATAGGACAAGAGCTCAAACAATCTTATCTTGATTACGCCATGAGCGTAATTGTAGGCAGAGCCTTGCCTGATGCAAGAGATGGATTAAAACCTGTCCATCGCAGAGTCCTCTATGCAATGCATGTCTTGAATAATGATTTCGGTAGACCCCACAAGAAGTCAGCCAGAATAGTTGGAGATGTCATCGGTAAATATCATCCTCACGGAGACAGTGCAGCTTACGAAACTATTGTAAGAATGGCCCAATGGTGGTCTCTGAGATATCCCTTAGTAGACGGACAAGGAAATTTCGGATCTATGGATGGAGACGGACCAGCCGCACAAAGATATACAGAAGTAAGAATGGCCAGAATATCTCAGGAGTTATTGGCAGATCTTGAAAAGGAAACAGTAAACTATGTAGAGAATTATGATGGCACTGAAATGATGCCAGAAGTTTTACCCACAAAGATTCCAAATATGCTAGTGAATGGTTCTGCAGGGATCGCTGTCGGGATGGCAACAAATATGGCACCTCATAATTTGAATGAGTCTCTGTCTGCCTGTTTAGCCTATATAGACAACCCAGAAATTTCAGTTCAAGAGCTAATGGAATTCTTACCTGGACCAGATTTTCCTACAGGAGCTATCATTAATGGTAAGGCTGGAATCCTAAGTGCTTACGAAACAGGTAGAGGGCGAGTAAAAATAAGAGCTAAAACTGAATTTGAAGATGAAGAAAAGGACAAGGCGAAAATTATTATTACCGAGATGCCCTATCAAGTAATAAAAGCTAGATTGATTGAAAAAATAGCTGAGCTTTCGAGGGATAAAAAGTTGGAAGGCATAAGAGATATAAGAGATGAATCTGATAAGGATGGAATTAGGGTGGTCATTGAACTGAAATCAGGTCAAATTCCAGATGTTGTGCTCAACAATCTATATTCTCAAACACAAATGCAAACTGTTTTTGGCATTAATAATGTTGCTTTGATTGATGGAGAGCCAAAGTTACTAAACCTTAAATCAATACTTTCAGTTTTCTTCAACCATAGAAAAGAAGTTGTTTCTCGAAGAACATTTTTCGATTTAAGAAAAGCAAAAGAGAGAGGACACATCTTAGAAGGTCTCACCATAGCATTGGCTAATATTGATGAGATGATAGACCTTATTAAGAAATCAAAGGAGGGATCCGAAGCAAAGAAGAAATTACTCTCAAAAAAATGGAAACCAGGAAAAATAACTGCAATGCTTGAAAAGGCTGGGCCAGATGCTTGTAAAATTGATGTGACTGATAGTTCTGTTGGTCTAATCGGAAAGACTTATCAATTATCTGAACAGCAAGCTCAAGCTATATTGGACATGAGATTGCAGAGGCTTACTGGCCTCGAGCAAGATAAGTTAATTAAAGAATACGAAGAAATAATAGATCACATAACATATTTGCTAGAAATACTTGGAGACTCCGAAAGATTAATCGAGGTTGTTAAAGAAGAACTTTTGGAAGTTCAAGAGAAATACAAGGATGATAGACGAACTGAAATACAAGATTCAGTTGCAGATCTAACTGAAGCAGATTTGATTACTCCCGAAGATAGAGTGGTAACTATTTCTCATGAAGGTTATGCCAAGACTCAGCCACTAGAAGAATATAGAGCACAGAGAAGAGGAGGAACCGGAAAGACTGCCGCATCAGTTAAAGATGAAGATTTTGTTGAACAGCTATTAGTAGCAAATACACATACAACACTTCTATGCTTTTCTAACTTAGGACAAGTTTACTGGTTAAAAGTATATGAGATTCCTTCTGCTGGACGAGCAGCGAAAGGTCGACCTCTGGTCAATCTGATACAACTCAGTGAGGGTGAGAGAATAACAAGCATGGTGCCCGTGGAGGAATATGATGATCAACATTTTATTCTAATGGCCACTCGCGCTGGGACAGTCAAAAAGACTGTATTAACAGAATTTCAAAATCAAAGAAAAGGAGG is a window encoding:
- a CDS encoding NAD(P)(+) transhydrogenase (Re/Si-specific) subunit beta: MDTAILVNLFYIASSILFIVGLKMLGSPDTARRGNLLSSSGMLLAVLITLLDQNIIDYRFIAGALIAGSIVGYFAATKVKMTSMPEMVAIFNGFGGIASLLVGSAEYVSGTFDNSAFLGAIFLTVLIGGLTFSGSIIAYGKLSEVISGKPYLYKGQQFVNGILLIAILLVGINMLFIQGFISSEETLILLIVLAFILGILFVIPIGGADMPVVIALLNSFSGLAACAAGFVILNNVLIVAGALVGASGLILTNIMCKAMNRSLANVLFSGFGAAPDATSDSSQEQGEVKPISADDAYLILEAASSVLIVPGYGMAVAQAQHAVRELGELLEDNGAEVKYAIHPVAGRMPGHMNVLLAEANVSYDVLVEPDDVNPVMETIDVCIVIGANDVVNPDAKDNEGSPIYGMPIIEVDNAKTVFVSKRSMASGFAGIQNPLFFKSNTRMLFGDAKETVSTLVSEFKS
- the gyrA gene encoding DNA gyrase subunit A produces the protein MGEIAAKEIVPVDIGQELKQSYLDYAMSVIVGRALPDARDGLKPVHRRVLYAMHVLNNDFGRPHKKSARIVGDVIGKYHPHGDSAAYETIVRMAQWWSLRYPLVDGQGNFGSMDGDGPAAQRYTEVRMARISQELLADLEKETVNYVENYDGTEMMPEVLPTKIPNMLVNGSAGIAVGMATNMAPHNLNESLSACLAYIDNPEISVQELMEFLPGPDFPTGAIINGKAGILSAYETGRGRVKIRAKTEFEDEEKDKAKIIITEMPYQVIKARLIEKIAELSRDKKLEGIRDIRDESDKDGIRVVIELKSGQIPDVVLNNLYSQTQMQTVFGINNVALIDGEPKLLNLKSILSVFFNHRKEVVSRRTFFDLRKAKERGHILEGLTIALANIDEMIDLIKKSKEGSEAKKKLLSKKWKPGKITAMLEKAGPDACKIDVTDSSVGLIGKTYQLSEQQAQAILDMRLQRLTGLEQDKLIKEYEEIIDHITYLLEILGDSERLIEVVKEELLEVQEKYKDDRRTEIQDSVADLTEADLITPEDRVVTISHEGYAKTQPLEEYRAQRRGGTGKTAASVKDEDFVEQLLVANTHTTLLCFSNLGQVYWLKVYEIPSAGRAAKGRPLVNLIQLSEGERITSMVPVEEYDDQHFILMATRAGTVKKTVLTEFQNQRKGGKRAITLEGDDELVGTTVTDGSKFVMLVTNAGKAAHFSETEVRSMGRTAKGVRGIKLDKEQHVISLIIPEEEASIFTVSENGYGKRSKSIDFRKTRRGAKGVIAMQISERNGQLIGAVQVTEDDELMLISDKGMLVRTRVSEVNIIGRNTQGVTVIRLKDSEKLISIAPISEEFIGDE